A window of Thermococcus aggregans contains these coding sequences:
- a CDS encoding HAD family hydrolase yields MLKALIFDVDETLVYYENYDGKEWFEKWGKKEIEKLNVSVDFETYKKMVKGELPRSWVETLGVNHVEFWKAIDKANLEYRKWAAKHGLIKAFPDVDVLKDLKRMGLKMAAVSNASQDCTEFVLELFDLKKYFDVIFGKDYSYLDGAKPSPYLINKVLNALRVSPKEALVVGDSLSDIIAAHRAEVKVVQVMRFGKVEGADYYVKDLRELLYLVRSLMDKDL; encoded by the coding sequence ATGTTAAAGGCGTTGATATTTGACGTTGATGAAACCCTTGTCTATTATGAAAACTACGATGGTAAAGAGTGGTTTGAGAAGTGGGGAAAGAAGGAAATAGAAAAACTCAACGTTAGTGTGGACTTTGAAACTTATAAGAAAATGGTTAAAGGTGAACTACCGCGAAGCTGGGTTGAAACGCTGGGAGTTAATCATGTGGAATTTTGGAAAGCTATAGACAAGGCGAATCTTGAATACAGAAAATGGGCTGCAAAGCACGGGCTAATAAAGGCCTTTCCCGATGTTGATGTTCTAAAGGACTTAAAACGCATGGGCTTAAAAATGGCTGCCGTTAGCAACGCTTCTCAAGATTGTACTGAGTTCGTGCTGGAGCTGTTTGATCTAAAAAAGTATTTTGACGTAATCTTTGGGAAAGATTACAGCTACCTTGATGGGGCTAAGCCAAGTCCATATCTCATAAACAAAGTCCTCAATGCCCTTAGAGTGTCTCCAAAAGAAGCCCTTGTTGTAGGAGATTCTCTCTCAGATATAATAGCCGCACACAGGGCTGAAGTTAAGGTAGTGCAGGTTATGAGGTTTGGAAAAGTGGAAGGCGCAGATTATTATGTAAAAGACCTGAGGGAACTTCTTTACTTGGTGCGCTCATTGATGGATAAGGATTTATAA